The genome window CGCTCATCCTCTCGATAACAAGTGAAGGCCAGCAGGGCGGCGCAGCGGGATCGGAGCGCTCGGCGTATCTGGATCTGTGGCACGGTCAATGCCGCGCGGCGCGGCCGGCCGAGCGGGCCGACGAAGAAAGCGCCCGCTTCATAATAAGCGGGTCTATCGCGGTGTGGCGGCAGGTTCTTGACGGCAGGCTTGAAGTCGTCTCAGCCATCATGCTGCGCCGGCTCAGTCTGGATAAAGGCAGCGTGGCAAGTCTCTTGGGATACATCGGCGCGGCAAAAGCGCTTGTGGTCACGGCTGCGGCCCTGGACACCGATTACCCCGAAGGGGTTTGAGCCGCACTTCGTCGGCGGTGACTTTCGCACAATCGGCATTTTGAAGAGGAGAGCCTGTGGCTTACGAGACCATTCTCATCGAGCGCGACGGAGCGGTCGCGACCATCGTGCTCAACAGGCCGAAAGCGCTCAACGCGCTCAATGCCGTCGTTCTCGCCGAATTGGTCAAAGCGTTCGACGAGTTGGAAGCGGACCGAACCGTCCGCGCCGTTGTCATCACCGGATCGGGAGATAAAGCGTTTGCCGCGGGCGCCGATATAGGCGAACTCAACAAGCTCGGCGATCGTGCGGCCGCAACGGCGAAAGCCAATGACGGTCACAAGATCACCGCCAGGATCGAGCACTCGCGCTTGCCCGTCATCATGGCGATCAACGGCTTCGCGCTCGGAGGCGGCCTGGAACTCGCCATGGCCGGAGATATCAGAATCGCGGCGGCCACGGCAAAGCTCGGCCAACCCGAGGTGAACCTTGGCATAATCGCCGGGTTCGGAGGTTCGCAGCGGCTGCCGCGGCTCGTCGGGCCGGGTATGGCATCGTACCTCTTGCTCTCGGGCGAGATGATCACGGCCGACGAAGCAAAACAGGCAAATCTCGTCGATAAAGTCGTGCCTGCGGACCAACTGTCGGCCGAAGCGAAACGGTTAGCCGGCGTCATCGCCTCAAAAGCGCCGCTCGCGATCGCCGCCACCAAGCGGGCGATCCACAAAGGCATGCAGATGGACCTGCACGCCGCGCTCGAACTCGAGGCCGACGCCTTCGGAGCCGTCGCCATCTCAAACGATGCAAAAGAAGGCACGGCTGCATTTCTCGAAAAGCGGCCGCCGAATTTCACCGGCACCTAACGTGGTCGCTTAGACTGTATGCGGCCGGCCCGGGTCTGCCGATGGCGTCGGCGTTGGCGTTTGTGCGGGCTCATCGGACGGCGAAGGCCGAAGGTGCGCTATCGTGGGGCTCGGCGATGGCCGCGTCTGCTCGACAAGCGGAGGCGATTGGACTGCCGGCAACTGCAAACCGGCGACCGCGAGCAGTTGGTCTGACAATCGCGCGCCGTCGGCGTTTGCAAACAAGAGCCACGCCGCGCCCACCGCGATGACCCCCGCGGTGAACGTCGCCAACCTGCCGATGCGCGCGTTGGTGACGACCGAGCCTGCCACGAGATCGCCGATGCGCCTGCGAGACGGCGTCACCGTGGCGACGAGAAAGCCGACGGCGGCAAGATCGAGAGGCAGAAAAATGTTTCGGACGAGCGCCCTCGCAAAACCCAAGCGGCTGCCGTCCACGCGTCCGACCCCCAAACCGAACAATCCCTTACCCAACGTCGATCCGAACAGCGCCTCAGCGATCGTCAGATAGGCGAAGATGGACGCGCCGAACGCGATCGCGAAATCGCGCGCGTGAACGGCGAGAAATTGGTCCGGGGCAGGATGCGTGGCATCCACGATCGCGATGAGGCCGAGCCCGATAAGCATCCCGATGCCGGCGAGATCGACGACGAGCGCGAGAAAGCGGCGGACGATGTAGATCCCAACATCGCCAAAGTCGTGACTGACCGGTTGCGCCGACCGGCTTTTGAGGACTGCCGGCTGCGGCGGCGGCGTTTCGACTCGATCCGCGGGCCGCGCGGCCGCCGGCGGTGGCTGCGGCGGACCTGGGTTCGCCGGAGCTTCGGTGTTCGGCCGGTCGATAAGCGCCCCGCACACGCCGCAGAACGCCGTGCGTTCGGCCTGCTGCGCGCCGCAACGGGGGCAAGACGCCATCAGAACGCTTCGACGACGCCGGCGATACCCTGGCCGCCACCGATGCATGCGCTCGCGACGCCGTA of Candidatus Eremiobacteraceae bacterium contains these proteins:
- a CDS encoding enoyl-CoA hydratase-related protein, encoding MAYETILIERDGAVATIVLNRPKALNALNAVVLAELVKAFDELEADRTVRAVVITGSGDKAFAAGADIGELNKLGDRAAATAKANDGHKITARIEHSRLPVIMAINGFALGGGLELAMAGDIRIAAATAKLGQPEVNLGIIAGFGGSQRLPRLVGPGMASYLLLSGEMITADEAKQANLVDKVVPADQLSAEAKRLAGVIASKAPLAIAATKRAIHKGMQMDLHAALELEADAFGAVAISNDAKEGTAAFLEKRPPNFTGT
- a CDS encoding RDD family protein, with translation MASCPRCGAQQAERTAFCGVCGALIDRPNTEAPANPGPPQPPPAAARPADRVETPPPQPAVLKSRSAQPVSHDFGDVGIYIVRRFLALVVDLAGIGMLIGLGLIAIVDATHPAPDQFLAVHARDFAIAFGASIFAYLTIAEALFGSTLGKGLFGLGVGRVDGSRLGFARALVRNIFLPLDLAAVGFLVATVTPSRRRIGDLVAGSVVTNARIGRLATFTAGVIAVGAAWLLFANADGARLSDQLLAVAGLQLPAVQSPPLVEQTRPSPSPTIAHLRPSPSDEPAQTPTPTPSADPGRPHTV
- a CDS encoding SCP2 sterol-binding domain-containing protein; the protein is MTTPNDAGQNAAPMELFSAPWLHAWQRELNDNAAYRDAAAQWEWPLILSITSEGQQGGAAGSERSAYLDLWHGQCRAARPAERADEESARFIISGSIAVWRQVLDGRLEVVSAIMLRRLSLDKGSVASLLGYIGAAKALVVTAAALDTDYPEGV